In Trueperaceae bacterium, the following proteins share a genomic window:
- a CDS encoding helix-turn-helix transcriptional regulator: MSDDADRELPREHVQEGGEAAVDRDKPLYVISVAAELVDMHPQTLRLYERKGLIEPSRSAGQTRLYSQRNIEQLREIRRLTQELGVNLAGVEEIIKLRDKLDDLQANMERRIGHLQGRLEERMGGVRGALPAVIHDLAREMNREGSEAPPPEDDRDDDA, from the coding sequence GTGAGCGACGACGCGGACCGCGAACTTCCGCGCGAGCACGTCCAGGAGGGCGGCGAGGCCGCCGTCGACCGGGACAAACCGCTGTACGTGATCAGCGTGGCGGCGGAGCTCGTCGACATGCACCCGCAGACGTTGCGGCTGTACGAACGCAAGGGCTTGATCGAGCCCAGTCGCAGCGCCGGCCAGACCCGGTTGTACTCGCAACGCAACATCGAGCAACTGCGCGAGATCCGGCGGTTGACGCAGGAGCTCGGCGTGAACCTGGCCGGCGTCGAGGAGATCATCAAGCTGCGCGACAAGCTCGACGACCTGCAGGCCAACATGGAGCGCCGCATCGGGCACCTGCAGGGCCGCCTCGAGGAGCGCATGGGCGGCGTGCGCGGGGCGCTCCCCGCCGTCATTCACGACCTGGCGCGGGAGATGAACCGCGAGGGGTCGGAAGCGCCCCCACCCGAGGACGACCGCGACGACGACGCCTGA